Within the Vigna angularis cultivar LongXiaoDou No.4 chromosome 10, ASM1680809v1, whole genome shotgun sequence genome, the region tacgaaaataccaccggtcaataatttacgttggttatttggTGGACCGACGTCtacggggtgacgttaaaggccaattctaCACTAGTGCCCTTATCAACGTAGTCATATAAGATGCCCACCAGAGACATCTGACCAAAACCATTAACAATGTCTCTAATGCCCTCATGGCAGGATCCTAATCTGTTTAACTTCTTCCCGTGGGAGATCAACTTGATCTCCTCCCGTTcctaaacaataatatttaatataaaattatttcaactaaacaataatcattaaaattaaagttttgcaCTTACCTGACCCTGCCATATCGCATAAGCAACATTGTAAATGTAATGTGTCAATACTGAAGCGTCTAATGGACCTCCAGGAAATCCACCTTCAGCAACATCCTCATGCTCCTCCTCCTGCTCAATATCATGCTCCTCAAATGCATGATCCTCAACTGCATCCTCTCAAACCTCACATATTCATGGTCCTCAACATGAACATCAGACTCAGCTGCTCCACGTCTTCTGCGAGCAGAAGCAGTAGGTCTTCTCCTCTCACCCCGTGAGAAACTCTTTCTGCTATGTGAAGATGAACCTCCTTCAAGTATGAGtatctatttttattaacaacattacaaaaaaaataaccaattcaattaattatacaattaaaaataataattaatttatttatataaataaatatttatataaataacacTCTTTGTTATGCATCATCGTCACTCCTAGGTTGGTGCTGCATTTTGATTTCTAACATCATGGCTCTCTCACTTAACTCTCCGTTTTGATTTCTAACACCACCCAATGCCAAGTCGCATAGTCTTCCTtatctttctttgttttcttctcctATAATCAAACTTACGTACACCACTTCCCCAAAATACATGTTAATCCTCCACAACATCAAATGATTCTAGCCAATACATGCCTCAAATCATCTTCCTAGGTTTGAAAACGCTTCACCACCCTTACTCTTCTTTATATCAATGACCCATGCATCAATTCCACTTCTCTTCTCATTTTATGAAACCACTCCCTTCCCTTTATGTACATTCCAAATACTTTTTTCTTACTCCTAGCTTCCTTCTCTTTTCCTTACCGTAAAACCAACTACTTATACCCTTTTTATATATCTATTCTACTCTAATCCCTTGAGTACATCAAAAATCAACCCTCAATCACTTCTCTTAAATCACAAGCCTCCACTCATCCACCATAAGTTCTAAAAAACCATTCTAAATCACACACCTTCACCAAACAAAACTCCACCTTTTTCTCTACTTAACTCAACCACATAACACTCACTTTCTCCTCTTATCCAGCACCAATGTGAGAGTCGGAAtgttatttacataaataagaTGTTATTATGCTACTAAACAACTGAACAACATATTCAAATATACCACAACATagtaatatatacaaatatggAGTATAAGTCATGTACAATTTAGGTTGGAAAGAGACAGAGGAAAACATACGGGAAAGGTCGAAGAAGAAAATAGATAGCATACACAGAGGACAAACAGAGTTTAAAGACAAATCTATATTTGGTCGGATATGCAAAGTCGAAGGGCATGAATCGGATATGCAGATTTGATTCAGCCCCCTTCGCCTTTGCATATCCCACCAAACGCAGATCATACCACCGTAACAACTTCTAATAATCTACACTACTATAACTACAACATagtatcaaaataaatatgacACAATCCACCAACCTTTGGCCACCAACGAGAAGAAGCGAGAAGCTATGTTGTCTGTGTGCCCTGGAAGTAATGGAAGAACACGAACCTATGGAAGTAGTGGAAGCAGTGGTGGTGTGGTGTATGTGTGCTGCCTGGAGTATGCGTCCAACCAATGAAAAAAGACGAAGAAGAGCAATTGTGTTGTGTGTGTGCTCGACTGAAATGAGATGCGAAAATTGTGTCTGGAAAATGAGATGCGAGGGTTTTTTCAAAAATGAGAAAGAGTGAAAGTGAGACAGTAAGATTTGAAAGCACCgtgaagaataaaaattgaCCAGTATAGAGAATTTTTGaccatttaaattatttaaatattaataacctTTTAAGTAAGGGTAAACTTGACATTCTGAAAATACTTGGAAGTgcaatataaaatgttttgagGTGTAAGGTGAATATCTCTGAGATGAATATTCTTTGACACAATTTTATCTAGATATGGGCTTTCCGGCCCAAAAAAAATAGGACCTATTGGACGCTACCCAAACATAAGACTAgatccattttaaaaaataaaattaaccttttcataaattaaaattaaatatatgaagctaaaattataagaatttaaagttttaaaatgactattatttttaatatttcttcagaagaaaaaattagaaagttTGACCAGAAAATAGATAGAATAACTTAACTTAAATCCAAATAATGGCCAACCCAAGCcgcaatttttattaatttacttaaaaaataaggGTCCAACGTTGAAAATGATAAACTTAGTCTTACAATTTCACGTTGTACACCTTAGTAGCTGTCGGCTCCCTCTCTCCAAGCACCTTCAAAAGCACGTTCGCTTTCCGGTTCTCACGCGCCACGCGTCACTCTCTCAAACACTTTCTCTCCACGGATCGACATAACCCCACGTGTCCCTTCATTAAAATCCCAAAACTCACAAACATCGAATCATAACTCGACGCGTGTCCCTCTTTACACTTCCTATAAATATCCCAAACCTACGTCCTCATGAAATCCAAtcaaaacaaagcaaaataCCATATTAACCAAACACAAAAGTACAACACAAACCTTTCCATGATCCGAAACATAAGCCGGTCGGGTCGCCGGATACTAACTTTTCCGGCGGTTCATCCATGCGAAAGCATCGCTCCCTCTACTCTTCTCCCTTCACTCATCACTCTCTGCAAAGCTATCTCCTCTTTCCAGCACAGGTTATCGTGTTTTCCTTGCAACAAGCTAAACGCGAGAAACGCTATTCGTTTGACCCATCTTCTCCAACCTTTCCTTCGTGAAATCCGAGACTGTCATTCGGGTCTTCCTGATCCTGCAACTCTGAGCCTCTCCGAGCTCCATTTAACCTTCCAGAAGCTTATTTTCCTTCTTGAAGATCTCTCCCGCGAAGGTGCCAAGCTTTACATGTTGATGGAATCGGATCGGGTTGCCACTCAATTTCGGGTCATATCAAGATCCATGGCCACTGCTTTAGACGTTTTCCCTTTCGGTTCTGTGGAGATCTCTGAGGAAACCAAAGAGCACGCTTTGCTGCTGAACGTACAAGCCAGGAAGGGCAGGTTTGAATTTGAGGAAGAAGATAAACGGGTTGTGATGAGTGTTGTGTCGGGTTTGACCCGGTTCGAGAACCAGGTTGCTCCGGATGAGGGTGATCTGAGGTGGGTCATTGAGTATATTGGGGTTAAAGGGTGGAATGAGTGTAACAAAGAGGTGAAGTTTTTGGAGGGAGAAATTGGGTTTAAGGGCTCCGATGAGAAAAGGAACAAGGTGACACTTTTGAGTAGTTTGGTGGGGTTCATGAGTTATTGTAGATGCCTTGTGATGGAGGCTGTTGACTGTGAAGAGAGTAACAAAAAAATTGAGGGAACGAGAGAAAGTAGTATTGAAAGTGAGATTGATCTGAGTTTGAGTTGTCTTAACCCGGATGATTTTCGATGTCCAATCTCTTTGGAACTGATGAGTGATCCAGTGACAATAGAGACAGGTCATACGTATGATCGTTCTTCAATTCTGAAGTGGTTCAGAAGTGGAAACTTGACGTGTCCTAACACAGCTAAAAGGCTTATCACCACTGAAATGGTTCCAAACTTAGTGCTTCGGAAGTTGATTCAGCAGTATTGCTATGCAAATGACATAAGcattccctttgttgatttggGTCGTAGGAATCGTGAGGGTACTAGGAGAGTGGAGCCTGAGAGTGTAGCAGCAGAGGGAGCAATGAGAATGTTGGCTAGTTTTCTGAAAGGCAAGATTGAGAATGGAAGTGGGGAAGAGATGAATAGAGGTGCATTTGAAATAAGGCTTATTTCCAAAACAAGCGTTTTCAATAGGTCTTGTTTGGTGGAAGCTGGTTTGGTTCCTCTTTTGTTGAGGTTGTTGTCATCGATGGATTCGTTGACTCAAGAGAATGCTGCAGCAGCCCTTCTAAACCTCTCAAAATGTGCAAAGAGTAGAAGTGTGATGGTTGAGAAATGGGGGTTGGAATTAATTGTTGGGGTTTTAAAGAAGGGTGTGAAGATGGAAGCTCGCCAGCATGCTGCTGCTGTGTTGTTTTACCTTAGTGCTGAGTATGGGAACCTGATAGGGAAGGAGGCAGAAGCAATTCCAGCATTGATAAGGCTTGTCAAAGATGGCTCTTATCGAAGCAAGAAAAATGGGTTGGTTGCAATATTTGGTCTTCTTAAGCACCATGAAAATCATAAGAGGGTGGTGGAAGGTGGAGCAGTTCCTTTGCTAGTTGGTATCTTGAAAGGATCTGAAAATGAAGACCTAATCACAGATTCTCTGGCAGTTCTGGCAAGTCTAGCAGAGAAGAGTGAGGGAATGTTAGCAATTATTGAGGAAGAGGGATTGCATGTAGCTGTTGAAATTTTGAGTTGTTCATCTTCGAGGGTGGGAAGGGAGCACTGTGTGGCCTTGTTGCTTTCTTTGTCTCTAAATGGTGGAGAGGAAGTGGTTGGTTATTTAGTGAAGAGTCCTTCTCTTATGGGATCATTGTATTCCCAAATAAGTGAAGGCACATCTCGAGCAAGGAAGAAAGCAAGTGCTCTCATTAGGGTCCTCCATGATTTTTATGAAAGGAGGTCCTCTGGCTTTAAGATTTCAGTAATTCCGCAAGAACAGTTCATTCATGTTCGGTAACCCAGGATTTTTTGTTCACCTGGGtattctttatttgtttgaaattgtaGATACCCTTGTATAAATCtgcttgtttttttattttttactcaatATTATTGGCTCAAGTTTTATAGAGCTAATAATTTTATCGGCTTCTGCTTTGCACTTGTACAAATTACTGTACTTCACTGATTTGTATTAATTGAATAAGATTTTATCATGTTTATTAATCAGGaataaattctttctttttttcttgtctCCAAGATTTGATGAGCCTTTGTTTCTTTCTCCTGGTATACTGCCCTGTAACTGCAAGGGTGGAGGTGCAACTCAAGTGTGGGTTCTGATTTAAGctgaaaaggagaaaaagattGCTGGTCAGCATTGTTACTCTTTTCTTGTAATTTGattatagattaattttttttcatttaaaaataattataaataaacaattaaaaaaataattaaaattatttcactttttcactattattttcttttatgtactTCTTCACTTTCCCTCAAAGAGAAGCTAAGTTCTATGCTCACTTTTCTAATTTCCTAAGCCAAGACCACGGAACTTCAAGTGAAAATGCTTTTTTAAATCCAGCAAAGCTGACCTTTTTCtcagtaaaataattaatttactcactgttataaaaaattacaagtagTTTTAGCTTTGTTTTTGCCGAGTATCAGTTAGATCTTTAACACtaagaattaaattcaataataaatattaaattcgAAACTTACGAtcttatatatatcatatgaccAATGTAAACAGAGATATTCCGGGACTGGGGAATTTTTGTCTTTCATCCTTAGTGAATAAGAAATTGGGCGCCAACAATTCCAAAACTTAGAACAAATTAGGAATAGCAAATCTACTTTTTTCGCTGTAACAGGAACAGAATTTTGACATGTAATAATCATACTTAACCAAATTAAGCAAGATAAAATTTTGGAACAAAATGTTGTGTATTTAGTTGTGACAAAACTCAATGGCTAATATGAAATCTATACATAATCTTAAAgcaagaatattttttttccgaCAGCATTCTTGAGTGTTAAAATTAGAAATTCAGCCACATTACATCGTCTATCAATATAACAAATACAAGTAAATATTTCACTTGTCCTTTTGACATACCCGAAAAGTAATGTTTAAATCCAGCCCGGGAGCAAGTACAAATCACAAATTACTTCCCAACAGAATTTTGGCTCTCTTTTTTACTGTGACAATGTAAACACTGGACTTTCAAGAATCATGATATTCATTCGATAGATCAAGGCTGCAAGctgattaaaaagtaaattggACTTCCTACTGAACCGGTACGTGAGACCAGACGTAAAGAAGTCacataagaataaaataaaggtgAAGTATTAACGAAAGCACAAGTCCAGGATaattatcaaaaaatttaaagttcTAAACTATTCACATGACAAAAATTGCCACCAGATTCTCATGGATGACAGGTTTATCCGAATAACTACTTGAATGTTGAAGCAATTTTACGATAATGCAGCCATTTTACAATTTAGGGTAGAGCCATGTCAAGGGTCACGGTATCAATCCAATAGAAAAAGTGACGAAACAACATACAATAACTGAAAAATCATGATTTTGACCTCAGAGCTAGACCTGTCTCTACCTTCTTTATTTCAAAGATAAGCATCCTCCACATCTTCAGAACGAACATTTCAGCCTCTTCGTCCAAAATAATCTGAAGACGCTCAAGCATTTGGGATGCTTTCACATGTTCTTGTGTACTAGAAACAATATAATCTATCAATGTAGTCTCTTCTTCCCCCAAAAACTCTttgattttctttgaaatccACGGTCTCATTCTTTCATGTAGTTGATGCTGAAAATGagcataatataaaaataaaaatttagaacaCAACATCATTTTCTACCTTTCGGACTGCACaaaccgaaaaaataaaaaacatttataaacaaTAGTAGTTTATACATAAACAACTATAGTGCAAGAGCAGTTCCACTCACTGAGCACGAAAGAAGCAAtcttcaaaattacaaaaatataaagctTAATTACGTTCCTAAAAAGATGAGAAGGTCCCTATCTAGCAtcctttcatttttatatttgttactGTAAATCTCAAAATGTACAATCCTTTGCAAAAGGACACGTTTTTCTAGGCTCCCAGAAGAGTTCCTTCCACACACAGATATTACAATGCTTCAACCTTACAGGATTACAGCTAATGGCCCCAAAAAAGTGATCAAGGTATATAGACTCCTCAAATTTCTGTTGTTTTTCTAGGCTCATAGAACAGTTCCTCCCACACACAACTACTACAATGCCTCAAACTTTTGGTCAACAACCTTACACAATTACACTAACGCACAAAAAAATGATAAAGGTATACTAGTCTGGCTCACAAGCCAAATGAAATATAGATAAGCCAACTCTTCTTTATTGgttcaaaatcaaataattacaaATCAAAATCTGCACATTAGTATCACATACCTTATCATATACTGCCCAATCTATCTCATACGAGAACAACTCCTCCTTGGTCTTCGGTATCATATCAATCAATTGTTTAGCATCCAAAAGCCTCTTGTTATCAGAAGTCTTAAGTTTCTCCGATCCATGATCTCGATCCCTGTCACGTTCAGGAATTCTCTCCTTGTTTTCATCTCTGTTGTGAGTACCATCTTCATCATTTCTGTCCCTATCACGGTGATTAGACTTATCATTTGAACGCCTACTTCTATCCCGTTCTCCATCCAGCTTATCTTCCTTGAAATTTGTACTGGATATACGCTTTGCAAATTCGGCAGCAGCGGCCAAATTTGGTGGTGTTGGACCAGGCACTGTAGGTTGAACAGCCTGCAATTCTTCAGTTGAGTAATCAATTGGAACCAATGGCCTCatttttttgtccttgtgtgcaTCATCATCCTCCTCTTCATGGAAAACAGAAGGCACAGTTGTTCTTTTCCCTGAACCAACTAGGCCAAATCCCAATTTTTTTGTAGGAGCATTACCTTGTGTATCAGTTGGAGCAACTATAGTTAATTCATCACTGGTGACATTTAGTACATTCCCATCACCTGTCATTTCAAAGAATACTACTTTTAATAGTATGAAAGAGAGACAAGAAACCACAATTGTGAATACATATGAAAATTACCAGTATGATCTTCACGACTATAATCAGCTACAATATCTTGTTCAGTAATATTGCCTTTGACTTCATTAGTAACCTCTTCAGTAATCATATTTTCATTACCACCATTTACCACATGCTCAGTTAATAGTTTTAAAGCATCTCTTTGCCGCTTTTGTTCCTCCTCGGCCTTCTTCTTAGCCTCAGcaatttcttcctcttcctttagTTTGTCAAGCATGTCATCTTCCTTCTCACGTgacctcttcttcctcttctcctctATCGCACTTCTTCGCCACCTCTTCCTAGAATCTTCATCCTCATCCTCTTCATCATAAAGTATCTCCTTTCTCCTTTTACGTTCCCtttccttttccttctctttttcatattggcgctctttctctttctctcgtTCTCTATACTCCCATTCCTTCAAATATGCTTCATATTGACGTTCAGCCTCCTCAATTCTTCGTCTTTGTTCCCTCTCTTTCCGAACACGTTCCCGCTCTGCTTCTCTCTCGTATCTTTCAagttctctttccttttctcgtTTTAATTCCCTATCTCGGTCCCTCTCTCTGCTTTTTCTGTCATGTCTTCTATCAGGGCTTTCAGACCTATCCCGTTCACTGCTAGGTTTATCACTGTTTGTCTCTTTCTCACCTTTATTTTCAGCAGATTCTAcacaatttcaaaagaaaagtctcagaataataataaattgacaaataaaagagataaaGGTATCCTGACAATAAAATATAGCCCTTTTGTGTCTACAGTCAACAGAGAATAGATACACGGATTTTTCCCTCACCATTCTTCTCTGTATCAACAGAGTCTCCCTCTCTTGTTTTAACAGGTTGTTCTGAGGTTAAACTCACAGAACCATCACCAGTTGGCTGTGCAGGTGGTGGAGGCAAAGGTCTTGTCTTCAACCTTTCCTCTATCATCTTTGTGATCTTTTCTAAAGCCTCACGATCCCCTTCTCTATCTTCATCAGTGACAATCCCAAAGTTTGTCACATCATGGGATTCCTTATTTACTGATTCACTATCCACTTTATTTGAGGATTCTTTCTCTGCCTTTGTACCCTCATTTGCATTAGAAGTTTGTTCACCTTCATCTTTTTCAACTACTCCTGCCTGACTTTCTTTGTTCAAGTTCTCAGCTTTTTTCTGAACATATCGCTCCAGGTGttctttcatggcttgattGACGTTGAcctgttaaaaaatatataataaatggtTAAGATCGTTAATTGTACAAGGGAAACAATGTAATGTGTCAGCATAACTTTTAATATAAGAATTACAGGTCttgttcaaataaattttatgcacTTTACTTGGAAAAATGCAGATGCAATACTACATACAATAATAGAGCTCAACACACATGGTATGCACCAAACAGATACTTCAAAAACATAACCAGTATACCAATTCCGCATAGcccttaaaaataaaagagagactCACAAGTCTATGTGTAGAACCCATCATGTCAACAATTTCAAGAAACCACTACATAAATACAAAGGAAGTACCAATCTTTTTTGTTTGCACGTCAGTGGCaaacttaatataaaagtaGTCAAAGATGAGACATACCTTCAGTTCTTGTCCGTCAATATTCAATTTAGTAAGGAGTCTCAAGGCACGGAGAACCCCTTCTGCAGACTCAAACTCATAAAACCCAAAACTGGTAGGAGTTCCAGTGGATAAATCTTGAGGACGTTTCCAGGTCTTGATAGTTCCACATAACttaaaggaaataaaagaatcagtatgtttataaattatacataaGGTTCTAAGACACCTATTGTCTAGTACATACGAAAAAAATGCTGGGAAGAGAATAATGgagaaaagttttttttaattaaaagacaTGCTAAAAAGTTTATACTAACTAGACAGTTTTAAAAAAAggacaaataaaaaagaaaaccacAAAAATTAAGTTGATTTAGTGTTTTCTCAAAGACAAAAGTAGCTTC harbors:
- the LOC108335701 gene encoding RNA-binding motif protein 25 isoform X1; its protein translation is MADSASSPATLPPNPQPSESALPNPPDPLPQSSTPPSSTPLAANPNPNPTLLPPPPALLFQAGTTPQVPGVLPPSFRPLAPQVPQFSPVPAPHPVYQNPAVPPPGVASAATPQQMQPMMSYQVQPGNPAMRPFTPIPNGYPPAPSVTPAGIPRYPPPYGTMIRPVFPPRPPGAVNIPPMSRPPVAGIPTVRPIIPPVVRPMVAPSATPAEKPQNTVYIGKIASTVENEFMLSLLQLCGTIKTWKRPQDLSTGTPTSFGFYEFESAEGVLRALRLLTKLNIDGQELKVNVNQAMKEHLERYVQKKAENLNKESQAGVVEKDEGEQTSNANEGTKAEKESSNKVDSESVNKESHDVTNFGIVTDEDREGDREALEKITKMIEERLKTRPLPPPPAQPTGDGSVSLTSEQPVKTREGDSVDTEKNESAENKGEKETNSDKPSSERDRSESPDRRHDRKSRERDRDRELKREKERELERYEREAERERVRKEREQRRRIEEAERQYEAYLKEWEYREREKEKERQYEKEKEKERERKRRKEILYDEEDEDEDSRKRWRRSAIEEKRKKRSREKEDDMLDKLKEEEEIAEAKKKAEEEQKRQRDALKLLTEHVVNGGNENMITEEVTNEVKGNITEQDIVADYSREDHTGDGNVLNVTSDELTIVAPTDTQGNAPTKKLGFGLVGSGKRTTVPSVFHEEEDDDAHKDKKMRPLVPIDYSTEELQAVQPTVPGPTPPNLAAAAEFAKRISSTNFKEDKLDGERDRSRRSNDKSNHRDRDRNDEDGTHNRDENKERIPERDRDRDHGSEKLKTSDNKRLLDAKQLIDMIPKTKEELFSYEIDWAVYDKHQLHERMRPWISKKIKEFLGEEETTLIDYIVSSTQEHVKASQMLERLQIILDEEAEMFVLKMWRMLIFEIKKVETGLALRSKS
- the LOC108335701 gene encoding RNA-binding motif protein 25 isoform X2, with the translated sequence MIRPVFPPRPPGAVNIPPMSRPPVAGIPTVRPIIPPVVRPMVAPSATPAEKPQNTVYIGKIASTVENEFMLSLLQLCGTIKTWKRPQDLSTGTPTSFGFYEFESAEGVLRALRLLTKLNIDGQELKVNVNQAMKEHLERYVQKKAENLNKESQAGVVEKDEGEQTSNANEGTKAEKESSNKVDSESVNKESHDVTNFGIVTDEDREGDREALEKITKMIEERLKTRPLPPPPAQPTGDGSVSLTSEQPVKTREGDSVDTEKNESAENKGEKETNSDKPSSERDRSESPDRRHDRKSRERDRDRELKREKERELERYEREAERERVRKEREQRRRIEEAERQYEAYLKEWEYREREKEKERQYEKEKEKERERKRRKEILYDEEDEDEDSRKRWRRSAIEEKRKKRSREKEDDMLDKLKEEEEIAEAKKKAEEEQKRQRDALKLLTEHVVNGGNENMITEEVTNEVKGNITEQDIVADYSREDHTGDGNVLNVTSDELTIVAPTDTQGNAPTKKLGFGLVGSGKRTTVPSVFHEEEDDDAHKDKKMRPLVPIDYSTEELQAVQPTVPGPTPPNLAAAAEFAKRISSTNFKEDKLDGERDRSRRSNDKSNHRDRDRNDEDGTHNRDENKERIPERDRDRDHGSEKLKTSDNKRLLDAKQLIDMIPKTKEELFSYEIDWAVYDKHQLHERMRPWISKKIKEFLGEEETTLIDYIVSSTQEHVKASQMLERLQIILDEEAEMFVLKMWRMLIFEIKKVETGLALRSKS
- the LOC108335321 gene encoding U-box domain-containing protein 19 encodes the protein MIRNISRSGRRILTFPAVHPCESIAPSTLLPSLITLCKAISSFQHRLSCFPCNKLNARNAIRLTHLLQPFLREIRDCHSGLPDPATLSLSELHLTFQKLIFLLEDLSREGAKLYMLMESDRVATQFRVISRSMATALDVFPFGSVEISEETKEHALLLNVQARKGRFEFEEEDKRVVMSVVSGLTRFENQVAPDEGDLRWVIEYIGVKGWNECNKEVKFLEGEIGFKGSDEKRNKVTLLSSLVGFMSYCRCLVMEAVDCEESNKKIEGTRESSIESEIDLSLSCLNPDDFRCPISLELMSDPVTIETGHTYDRSSILKWFRSGNLTCPNTAKRLITTEMVPNLVLRKLIQQYCYANDISIPFVDLGRRNREGTRRVEPESVAAEGAMRMLASFLKGKIENGSGEEMNRGAFEIRLISKTSVFNRSCLVEAGLVPLLLRLLSSMDSLTQENAAAALLNLSKCAKSRSVMVEKWGLELIVGVLKKGVKMEARQHAAAVLFYLSAEYGNLIGKEAEAIPALIRLVKDGSYRSKKNGLVAIFGLLKHHENHKRVVEGGAVPLLVGILKGSENEDLITDSLAVLASLAEKSEGMLAIIEEEGLHVAVEILSCSSSRVGREHCVALLLSLSLNGGEEVVGYLVKSPSLMGSLYSQISEGTSRARKKASALIRVLHDFYERRSSGFKISVIPQEQFIHVR